The Candidatus Neomarinimicrobiota bacterium sequence TCAATAAAGTCGAAAGACGATCCATTAGCATTATCCTCCATACGGAAAAAAGTAATGGAAATATTCGGGGCGCCTATCCTTGCCCTGCTTGACAATGGAGCAGATTCTGTTGCTTATTCGAACCTTTCAAATCTGAATGATATTTCCTCGCGTGGACCATTGACGCCCGACCATATTATCAGAACCAAACAAATGCCAGTCATTTTGGGAAATGAGCCGATCAAGGATATTGACGAGTTTTCAGAATCTTATAAAAAATATTTCGACCGCAATACGGACGGAAAATTAACAAGCCTTGATTCCGCCCCACGATGGGCTGTCTGGAAAGAGCATGGAATAATTTCATTCGGGACATCTCTGAAAGCCGCCGGAATAGTATCAGACATAAAAGATCATACGATAAACGCTATTCAGCAAGCGGAAAATCTTGGGGGATGGACAGCCCTTCCGGAGAAAGACCTTTTTGCAATTGAGTACTGGGAATTGGAACAGGCGAAATTAAAAAAGACCGGAAGCTCTCTCGAATTTCAAGGAAAAATAGCCTTAGTGACAGGAGCTGCGAGTGGTATCGGTAAGTCCGTAGCAAATTTACTCCTGGCAAGAGGAGCGGCAGTGGCAGCATTAGATATAAATCCGGCGGTCGTTGATTTCAATAAAGAAGCAGGAATCTTTGGAATCGAGTGTGACCTGACCTCCGAATCAAGCGTAAAAGATTCTGTGGATGCTGTCATAAGGAAATTCGGCGGATTGGATATAGTGGTGAGTAACGCTGGGATATTTCCGTCAAGCAGCAATATATCAGATATGGAAGCAGCTGATTGGGATAAAAGCTTGGCTGTAAATCTTACGAGCCATCAACTGTTGCTTAAGACATGCATTCCATTTCTAAGAAATGGAATTGAACCTGCTGTGGTAATGGTGGCATCAAAAAACGTGCCCGCACCGGGACCGGGAGCCGCAGCTTATTCGGTGGCGAAGGCAGGACTTACTCAGCTAGCCAGGGTGGCGGCATTAGAGCTCGGTGGGGACGCTATCAGAGTCAATGTGGTTCATCCAAATGCTGTTTATGACACCCAAATTTGGACACCGGAACTGTTAAAGGAACGCGCAGATAATTATGGAATAAGCGTTGAAGAGTATAAGACGAATAATGTTCTCAAGACGGAAATCACTTCACGGGATGTGGCTGAGTTGATCTGCACTATAGCCGGCACTTCATTTTCCAAAACTACGGGCGCTCAAATACCTATTGACGGCGGAAACGAAAGAGTGATCTGAGTTATTCTATAATAACAATTATTTCTGTGAGGCTAATCATTTGATTAGCCTTGTTTTATTTTCTTGATTATCATTTTCGGCAATTATTATTAAAATTTTAAACGTTTTCCTATTTCAATCATCTAACTAATTAGAGAACGAAGAGAATACTCAAACAGTGCTGATAACGGAGGATGATGAATTATGAAAAGAAAGAATGTTAAGTCATATTTAATACCGGTGTTAATTTTCGCAGGAATCACAGCATTCGGCTGTTCGGGTCCTCAGAGGAGCATCCACATCGAGCCGGGAAAACAAGCCGCCAAAGCGGATGTGAATTTTCAATCGGCGTCGGTCACAATGACAAAAGAGAATGTAGAAGTAGCAGTCAGGGGAGTAATATTACCTGATCCTAACAAAGGAACGTTACATCCTACATTTTGGGTAACGGTTAAGAATAATCGTAAAAGTAAAATTGATCTTAATCCCGCTAAGGCACGGTTGGTGGATTCATTCGGAAATCAATACAGACCGTTACCTATGTCATTAGAAAATAGCGATTCCAAAGATATTTACTATCATGTTGTGGAGCCTGATGCCTGGTCGTATTTCTCAATAAATTATGGATGGCATTATTATCCGTTCTATCCCGGTCGTTCGAGATTCCATAGAAGAGGGAGACAAGGCTTTAGAAATATCCATTATTATCCGCGCTTTAACTACGGCGGCAACCTGATCTGGGTAAAAAATGTGAAGAAAGCGAATTCATCTATTAGATTACCCGATAGGACAGAAGAGATTTACAGCGATGCGAAAATTACATACGCGCTTACATTCCCGGAGTTGAATGAAGAGGTTAAAGATTACAGGTTGATAATTCCCGGAGTTAATTTACGTGGAGAAGAGGGGGAGTCACGGATACTTAATTTCGAGATAAAGTTTGATCAGATTATCACAATCGATAAATAATAAAATTTCTAATATT is a genomic window containing:
- a CDS encoding bifunctional aldolase/short-chain dehydrogenase, producing MLSLWIDSEGKKRADNALRMRVYTSRLLGADPNLVLHGGGNTSVKVSERNIFGEEEKIIYIKGSGWDLGTIEAAGFAPVKLEQLIKMATLDSLGDSDMVKLQRAAMTEPGAPTPSVEAVLHALIPFKFVDHTHADAVVTISNTPNGEDKIKEIYGERVLIVPYVMPGFILAQKIYDMTKDVKWEDLQGIILMNHGVFTFDDDAKSSYLKMIDIVTEAEEYLKQNGKELTGASIKSKDDPLALSSIRKKVMEIFGAPILALLDNGADSVAYSNLSNLNDISSRGPLTPDHIIRTKQMPVILGNEPIKDIDEFSESYKKYFDRNTDGKLTSLDSAPRWAVWKEHGIISFGTSLKAAGIVSDIKDHTINAIQQAENLGGWTALPEKDLFAIEYWELEQAKLKKTGSSLEFQGKIALVTGAASGIGKSVANLLLARGAAVAALDINPAVVDFNKEAGIFGIECDLTSESSVKDSVDAVIRKFGGLDIVVSNAGIFPSSSNISDMEAADWDKSLAVNLTSHQLLLKTCIPFLRNGIEPAVVMVASKNVPAPGPGAAAYSVAKAGLTQLARVAALELGGDAIRVNVVHPNAVYDTQIWTPELLKERADNYGISVEEYKTNNVLKTEITSRDVAELICTIAGTSFSKTTGAQIPIDGGNERVI